The following coding sequences lie in one Allochromatium vinosum DSM 180 genomic window:
- a CDS encoding serine hydrolase: MPRFPIFHSRSDQRRRSGAIRATRLLFTGPIILTGGACASNQSQSGQDRSTLAPTPPKPYVNASAPVNPSGYDWRNIEGTQDGWQLNERSSEWSRLNRAALNLHSVSAMIVDERGNVLYSKNARAVRPIASITKLMTAMVVLDTGVSLKTPIRIVEDDRDRLKNSRSRLRINDTVLSRREMIMVAIMSSDNRAAHALGRTTFRGGTPEFIQAMNRKARALGMRNTRFVDSSGLDPRNQSTAEDLVKMVRAASNYPLLHEITALGQMTLRPFSDGTALQYRNTNPLVRSPEWTVEVSKTGFINEAGRCLVMRARIDNRSLYMVFLGSNGKLSTVGDSNRVRDWILTSSRTTAAR; this comes from the coding sequence ATGCCCAGGTTCCCCATCTTCCACTCCCGATCCGACCAGCGACGGCGATCGGGCGCCATCCGCGCGACACGCCTGCTGTTCACGGGTCCAATCATCCTGACCGGAGGCGCCTGCGCCAGCAACCAGTCACAGTCGGGCCAGGATCGCTCGACCCTGGCCCCCACGCCACCCAAGCCCTATGTCAATGCCTCCGCGCCTGTGAATCCATCGGGTTACGACTGGCGCAACATCGAGGGTACCCAGGACGGCTGGCAGCTGAACGAGCGTTCGAGCGAGTGGAGCAGACTCAACCGCGCGGCGCTGAATCTGCATTCGGTCAGCGCGATGATCGTCGACGAACGCGGTAACGTCCTGTACTCGAAGAATGCCCGCGCGGTCCGCCCCATCGCCTCCATCACCAAGTTGATGACGGCCATGGTGGTGCTGGATACGGGCGTCTCGCTCAAGACGCCGATCCGCATCGTCGAGGACGACCGCGACCGGCTCAAGAACAGCCGCTCGCGTCTGCGCATCAACGACACCGTGCTCTCGCGCCGCGAGATGATCATGGTCGCCATCATGTCTTCGGACAATCGCGCCGCCCACGCGCTCGGCCGCACGACCTTCCGCGGCGGCACTCCGGAATTCATTCAGGCCATGAACCGCAAGGCACGCGCGCTCGGGATGCGCAATACTCGATTCGTCGATTCTTCCGGCCTCGATCCGCGCAACCAGTCGACGGCCGAGGATCTGGTCAAGATGGTGCGCGCCGCCTCGAACTATCCGCTGCTCCATGAGATCACCGCGCTCGGCCAGATGACGCTGCGTCCCTTCTCCGATGGTACGGCACTGCAATATCGCAATACCAATCCCCTGGTGCGCAGCCCGGAGTGGACGGTGGAAGTCAGCAAGACCGGCTTCATCAACGAGGCCGGCCGCTGTCTGGTCATGCGGGCGCGTATCGACAATCGCAGCCTCTACATGGTCTTCCTGGGATCGAATGGCAAACTGAGTACCGTCGGCGATTCCAACCGGGTGCGTGATTGGATCCTGACCAGTAGCCGCACCACAGCCGCGCGTTGA
- the rluB gene encoding 23S rRNA pseudouridine(2605) synthase RluB yields the protein MKNDRQPPRRPGSGDEPVRLQKLLAEAGLGSRRQIEGWISEGRVRVNGQLAKLGDQATRADRIRVDGRDVTLKPKRDSETQIIVYHKPEGELVTRRDPEERPTVFRRLPRPKQGRWIAVGRLDINTSGLILFTTDGELANRLMHPSREIEREYSVRILGEVAPETLERLTAGIELDDGPAKFERITDQGGTGANHWYNVVLREGRNREVRRLWEAAGCTVSRLIRIRYGNVELGRRLFPGNWRPLTDAERAELMALAGLRVLERPRLRRPAPGAAKPRRPKPDDGSSSGEGLKWGRRSR from the coding sequence ATGAAGAACGATCGACAGCCGCCCCGTCGTCCCGGCTCCGGCGACGAACCCGTCCGGCTCCAGAAGCTGCTCGCCGAGGCCGGACTCGGCTCGCGCCGCCAGATCGAGGGCTGGATCAGCGAGGGCCGGGTGCGCGTCAATGGCCAGCTCGCCAAGCTCGGCGATCAGGCCACCCGCGCCGACCGTATCCGCGTCGACGGGCGCGATGTCACGCTCAAGCCCAAGCGCGATTCCGAGACCCAGATCATCGTCTACCACAAGCCCGAGGGCGAGCTGGTCACGCGCCGCGATCCCGAGGAACGCCCGACCGTCTTCCGCCGTCTGCCGCGACCCAAGCAGGGGCGCTGGATCGCGGTCGGTCGGCTCGACATCAATACCTCGGGTCTGATCCTCTTCACCACCGACGGCGAGCTGGCCAACCGGCTCATGCACCCCTCGCGCGAGATTGAGCGCGAATACTCGGTGCGCATCCTGGGCGAGGTCGCGCCCGAGACCCTGGAGCGTCTGACCGCCGGGATCGAACTGGACGACGGCCCGGCCAAGTTCGAGCGCATCACCGACCAGGGCGGCACCGGCGCCAATCACTGGTACAACGTGGTGCTGCGCGAGGGACGCAATCGCGAGGTGCGCCGACTCTGGGAGGCCGCCGGCTGCACCGTCAGCCGACTGATCCGCATCCGTTACGGCAATGTCGAGCTGGGCCGACGGCTCTTTCCCGGCAACTGGCGTCCGCTGACCGACGCGGAACGCGCCGAGCTGATGGCCCTGGCCGGACTGCGCGTGCTGGAGCGCCCACGCTTGCGCCGCCCCGCACCTGGAGCGGCGAAGCCCCGGCGACCCAAGCCCGATGACGGCTCCTCATCGGGCGAAGGATTGAAGTGGGGGCGGCGTTCGCGCTAG
- the scpB gene encoding SMC-Scp complex subunit ScpB: MTDQPLKAIVEGALIAAGGPLTIDQLLALFGEDERPERAAILDCIRALIADYAGRGIEIAEVAGGYRVQVRASVAPWVARLWDEKAPRYSRALLETLALIAYRQPITRGEIEDIRGVAVSTNIIKTLTEREWVRVVGHRDVPGRPALYATTRRFLDYFGLRSLNELPPLSEIRDPESYFLSTNVVPTSEPTENTP; encoded by the coding sequence GGTCCGCTGACGATCGACCAGCTCTTAGCCCTCTTTGGCGAGGACGAACGGCCCGAGCGCGCGGCCATCCTCGACTGTATCCGCGCACTGATCGCCGACTACGCGGGACGCGGCATCGAGATCGCCGAGGTCGCGGGCGGCTATCGGGTGCAGGTACGCGCGTCCGTGGCGCCCTGGGTGGCACGGCTGTGGGACGAGAAGGCGCCGCGCTATTCGCGCGCCCTGCTGGAGACCCTGGCCCTGATCGCCTACCGTCAGCCGATCACGCGCGGTGAGATCGAGGACATCCGCGGCGTGGCCGTGAGCACCAACATCATCAAGACCCTCACCGAACGCGAATGGGTGCGGGTCGTGGGCCATCGCGACGTGCCGGGCCGACCGGCGCTCTATGCGACCACGCGCCGGTTCCTGGATTACTTCGGACTGCGTTCGCTCAACGAGCTGCCGCCCCTGTCCGAGATCCGCGATCCCGAGTCTTATTTCCTATCTACGAACGTCGTGCCGACGTCCGAACCGACCGAGAACACTCCATGA